One genomic region from Flagellimonas oceani encodes:
- a CDS encoding efflux RND transporter periplasmic adaptor subunit — protein MKKSVTIVILLLIVVVFGGSMYYLYQKNAEDPVVYQTETPSKQTIVKKAVATGSILPLEEVLIKPNISGVIEEIYVEGGDYVKSGDLLAKIKVVPNLSALNDAKNAIDEAKINLDDQKRNYERQSTLYGKGVIPKTDLERAEVAYDQAKQAYAAANKRYDIVKTGTTSGLSSSANTMIKATVSGMVLEVPVEVGNQVIESNTFNEGTTIAAIADVDKMIFEGKVDESEVGKIKEDLPLEITVGAIENRVFNAVLDYIAPKGKEENGAIQFEIKGTLKKNDTVFIRAGLSANASIILARADSVLAVKEALVQFDDDTKKPYVEVETADQQFERKEVELGVSDGIFVEVKSGLAATDKVKVWNALAEK, from the coding sequence ATGAAAAAATCGGTAACCATTGTCATCCTGTTGCTCATCGTAGTAGTGTTCGGTGGCTCCATGTATTACTTATATCAAAAAAATGCTGAAGACCCCGTTGTCTATCAAACGGAAACACCTTCCAAACAGACCATTGTTAAAAAAGCGGTGGCCACAGGGAGCATTCTTCCTTTGGAAGAAGTGTTGATCAAGCCCAATATCTCCGGGGTGATCGAGGAAATATATGTAGAGGGCGGAGATTACGTAAAATCGGGCGACCTTTTGGCCAAAATAAAGGTGGTGCCCAATCTTTCGGCGCTCAATGATGCAAAAAATGCAATCGATGAGGCCAAAATAAATCTGGACGATCAAAAAAGGAACTACGAACGCCAGTCCACACTTTATGGCAAAGGAGTAATTCCCAAAACCGATCTGGAACGGGCAGAGGTGGCCTATGATCAGGCCAAACAGGCCTATGCCGCCGCCAACAAACGCTACGATATCGTGAAAACTGGAACCACCAGCGGACTCAGCAGCTCTGCCAATACCATGATCAAGGCAACGGTAAGTGGCATGGTCCTCGAGGTGCCAGTCGAAGTCGGTAACCAAGTGATCGAGAGCAATACCTTTAACGAGGGAACCACCATTGCCGCCATTGCCGATGTGGACAAGATGATCTTTGAGGGCAAGGTAGATGAATCCGAAGTAGGGAAGATAAAAGAGGACCTTCCTTTGGAAATCACCGTGGGCGCTATTGAAAACCGTGTCTTCAATGCTGTTCTGGATTATATCGCGCCAAAGGGAAAAGAGGAGAACGGAGCCATCCAATTTGAAATAAAAGGTACCTTAAAAAAGAACGATACCGTTTTTATAAGAGCAGGACTCAGTGCCAATGCATCGATTATTTTGGCCCGTGCCGATAGCGTTTTGGCCGTTAAGGAAGCCTTGGTGCAATTTGATGATGATACCAAAAAACCTTATGTTGAGGTTGAGACGGCCGATCAGCAGTTCGAACGGAAAGAAGTTGAACTCGGGGTCAGCGATGGCATTTTTGTGGAGGTAAAGTCAGGCTTAGCGGCGACTGACAAGGTAAAGGTTTGGAATGCGCTTGCAGAGAAATAG
- a CDS encoding ABC transporter ATP-binding protein, giving the protein MIEIKDLHKSYKMGSNSLHVLKGINFKVEEGELVAIMGSSGSGKSTLLNILGMLDGADSGEYTLDGVPIKNLSETKAAQYRNKFLGFIFQSFNLINYKSAAENVALPLYYQKVPRRERQEKAMQYLERVGLKPWAGHLPSELSGGQKQRVAIARAMAAEPKVLLADEPTGALDSKTSYEVMDLIQKINDDGNTILVVTHEEDIAHMCKRIVHLKDGVIVEDKKVEQVRAAQYV; this is encoded by the coding sequence ATGATAGAAATCAAAGATCTTCATAAATCCTATAAAATGGGGAGCAATTCCCTTCATGTTTTAAAGGGTATAAATTTTAAAGTCGAGGAAGGCGAGCTTGTGGCCATTATGGGGTCTTCAGGATCGGGAAAATCCACTTTGTTGAACATTTTGGGAATGTTGGACGGGGCGGATTCCGGTGAATATACCTTGGATGGTGTGCCGATCAAAAACTTGAGCGAAACCAAAGCGGCCCAATATAGGAACAAGTTTTTGGGGTTCATCTTTCAATCCTTTAACCTGATCAACTACAAAAGTGCCGCCGAAAATGTAGCGCTCCCATTATACTATCAAAAAGTACCCAGAAGGGAACGCCAGGAAAAGGCGATGCAATATTTGGAACGGGTAGGGCTGAAACCATGGGCCGGTCACTTGCCAAGTGAGCTTTCAGGGGGACAAAAGCAAAGGGTGGCCATAGCTCGTGCCATGGCTGCAGAACCAAAGGTGCTTTTGGCAGATGAGCCAACCGGGGCCTTGGACAGTAAAACGTCCTACGAGGTCATGGACCTCATCCAAAAAATCAACGATGATGGGAACACCATTTTGGTGGTGACCCACGAAGAGGACATTGCGCATATGTGCAAGCGAATCGTGCACCTAAAGGACGGTGTTATCGTGGAAGATAAAAAAGTTGAACAAGTAAGGGCCGCACAGTATGTTTGA